A genome region from Halichondria panicea chromosome 15, odHalPani1.1, whole genome shotgun sequence includes the following:
- the LOC135349442 gene encoding adenylosuccinate synthetase isozyme 1-like, translating to MATSLSSGVTVVLGGQWGDEGKGKLVDILAQQADIVARCQGGNNAGHTVKIGSQSYDFHLLPSGIINANCKSVIGNGMVVHLPGLFEEIEKNEAKGLSGWQDRLVVSSRAHIVLDVHQEVDGLIEAEKAKRQSSIGTTKKGIGPTYSAKSSRIGLRICDLFLDDDTLRDKVHTMFDEYKRRFPQMVQDEDSEVKKLQEYRERLKPMVTDTVLFMNKAIKENKKIVVEGANAAMLDIDFGTYPYVTSSNCTAGCVCTGLGIPPRNVNTVYGVFKAYTTRVGAGAFPTELNNELGEKIREIGHEYGVTTGRPRRCGWFDVVVAKYSAMINGFDSICLTKMDILDTFDEIKIGVCYKLDGKVLDSMPATQALLEKVEVEYVSMPGWKTSLAHMKSLEKLPPNARAYVSRLSELTGMKVQWIGTGPARDDTIRVF from the exons ATGGCTACTAGTCTGAGTAGCGGTGTCACTGTGGTGCTGGGAGGTCAGTGGGGAGATGAAGGCAAGGGCAAGCTTGTGGACATTCTGGCTCAGCAGGCAGACATTGTTGCAAGGTGTCAG GGTGGAAATAATGCTGGTCACACGGTGAAGATCGGGTCACAAAGCTATGACTTCCACTTACTTCCAAG TGGGATCATCAATGCTAACTGCAAGTCAGTAATAG GTAACGGCATGGTGGTGCACCTGCCTGGGCTGTTCGAGGAGATAGAAAAGAACGAAGCAAAGGGACTCAGTGGCTGGCAAGACAGGCTGGTGGTCTCATCACGAGCACACATAG TGCTAGATGTCCATCAAGAAGTGGATGGACTGATAGAGGCTGAGAAGGCCAAGCGCCAGTCCAGCATTGGCACCACCAAAAAGGGTATTGGACCCACCTACTCAGCCAAAAGCTCTCGCATTGGTCTAAGGATTTGCGACCTCTTCCTTGACGATGACACACTCAGAGACAA AGTGCACACTATGTTCGATGAGTACAAacgcag ATTCCCCCAGATGGTACAGGATGAGGACTCAGAGGTCAAAAAGCTACAGGAGTACAGGGAGAGACTCAAACCAATGGTCACCGATACAGTGCTCTTTATGAACAAGGCGATAAAGGAGAACAAGAAGATTGTCGTGGAGGGAGCTAATGCTGCAATGCTGGACATTGACTTTG GAACTTATCCGTATGTGACCTCGTCCAACTGCACTGCGGGGTGCGTGTGCACTGGACTGGGGATTCCCCCTAGAAACGTGAACACAGTGTATGGAGTTTTCAAGGCCTACACCACTAGAGTGGGGGCGGGGGCTTTCCCTACTGAGCTCAACAat GAACTGGGTGAGAAAATTCGTGAGATTGGTCATGAGTACGGGGTGACCACTGGACGTCCCAGGAGGTGTGGCTGGTTCGATGTTGTCGTGGCAAAGTACAGTGCCATGATCAACGGATTCGATag CATTTGTCTGACCAAAATGGATATTTTGGACACCTTTGATGAGATAAAAATTGGTGTGTGCTATAAGCTGGATGGCAAGGTTCTGGACTCAATGCCAG ccacacaGGCTCTATTAGAGAAGGTGGAGGTGGAGTACGTCTCGATGCCAGGCTGGAAGACCAGCTTAGCTCACATGAAGTCACTGGAGAAGCTACCCCCCAATGCTAGGGCCTATGTGAGCAGACTTAGCGAGCTGACAGGAATGAAAG TTCAGTGGATTGGCACTGGTCCTGCTAGAGACGACACCATCAGAGTGTTTTAG
- the LOC135349445 gene encoding uncharacterized protein LOC135349445, whose translation MEKPKIKKPCYSLYGWWYSKIPPTWMVITGALIVQVGFGLYPVIVKKFAAGVKADPLVLSFYRDALCSPVLFLCAIIAERKILIPGFKMLVVLILLGLVGMFGNQLLYILGVYWAGPDIASAFQPIIPVWTAILALLTCTEKIPSPFNLHTWIKLLGIGLAVGGAIELTVTGQKGDAPSNNHTSHSNSTDSGINLHVMGYVALFGNTFCMAIYVLLQKKFIFNKLNCRWRDYPVSVTAYSYVFGAMFMGLAATIYLPAMGQTDHFILPSNAWYALVYAVFITSALCYLLITWSNMHLSATIVTAFWPFQVLVAVLASYFITGDVLAPLQYLGVVMLIVALFLVLVSNHMDERLAEGKSVIRLKACFVERRRQESISSEREKEVGGVYNEHTSLIKNGHTGSKNHDEKRKMLNARVN comes from the exons ATGGAGAAACCTAAGATCAAGAAGCCCTGCTACAGCCTGTATGGATGGTGGTACAGTAAGATACCTCCAACTTGGATGGTCATCACTGGAGCATTGATTGTGCAG GTCGGGTTCGGGCTGTATCCTGTAATTGTGAAGAAGTTTGCCGCTGGAGTGAAAGCCGATCCGCTAGTGCTGAGCTTTTACAG AGATGCGTTGTGTTCGCCAGTGCTGTTCCTATGTGCTATCATTGCTGAGAGAAAGATTCTCATCCCAGGGTTCAAAATGCTTGTT GTCCTTATTCTACTGGGCTTGGTAGGAATGTTCGGAAATCAG TTGTTGTACATTCTTGGGGTGTACTGGGCGGGGCCAGACATTGCCAGTGCTTTCCAGCCCATCATTCCAGTGTGGACAGCCATCCTCGCACTGCTCACTTGCACAGAGAAAATACCCTCCCCATTTAAT CTTCACACCTGGATAAAGCTGTTGGGAATAGGGCTAGCAGTAG GCGGGGCTATAGAGTTGACTGTGACCGGTCAGAAGGGTGATGCTCCCTCCAACAACCACACCTCTCACTCCAACTCAACTGACTCTGGAATCAACTTACATGTGATGGGCTATGTTGCTCTCTTTGGTAACACCTTTTGTATG GCTATTTATGTTCTCTTGCAAAAAAAGTTCATCTTCAACAAACTAAATT GTCGATGGCGAGATTATCCTGTGTCAGTGACCGCGTACTCATACGTATTTGGTGCTATGTTCATGGGACTAGCCGCCACCATCTACCTCCCAGCCATGGGTCAGACCGACCACTTTATATTGCCAAGCAAT GCTTGGTATGCCCTGGTGTATGCAGTGTTTATCACATCGGCTCTTTGTTACCTCCTCATCACCTGGTCCAACATGCACCTCTCTGCTACCATAGTCACTGCCTTCTGGCCATTCCAG GTACTTGTGGCTGTGTTGGCGTCGTACTTCATTACTGGAGATGTTCTAGCTCCATTG CAATACTTGGGTGTTGTCATGTTAATTGTCGCACTGTTCCTGGTGTTGGTGTCCAATCACATGGACGAACGGTTGGCTGAAGGAAAATCTGTAATTCGATTGAAAGCCTGTTTCGTAGAGCGCAGGAGACAAGAGTCGATATCCTCCGAGAGAGAGAAAGAAGTAGGTGGAGTATACAATGAGCACACTTCCCTCATTAAGAACGGACATACTGGAAGCAAG AATCACGATGAGAAGAGAAAAATGCTGAATGCTAGAGTGAACTGA
- the LOC135348675 gene encoding uncharacterized protein LOC135348675 — protein MDKLKICPNCRQAIPSANFDVHESTCKHRITFCLECSTAVRNSELAKHREELHQPRPCQSVPTQLTDEHKNICAEEIMFCEYCGLEKRRRELQGHMHSCDSRTEVCQLCFSKVRLRDMEEHQTMNCERIRTERQCTPENSPSFYALTSQITQTGNERQQLTGSEWVDSLLPQNMSYIQTSAGAAFCTYEDDIELARRLQEQENSRGKTFNLDYTLAKQLQQGETPHAHTAYNESELLQTLRAEEKKHRICDSDLQLARKLQEEENLRNKISEPRPSTDGDIAMALKLQEEEDKISKQEDGSSSKPRPTIDSYVHQVELATSVSVPNTSNDMGDRYLAEQLQLQQAQQLTTDNQTNTKVDDPIQKPPDWQKQSDSRTTEVFSVAQGSTEWTRVEQKFKATLAYQIVSISRIQNTWLWENYCFHRKKLHQKNNGTVNEIELFHGTRLNDPKLIYEGEHGFDMRYSNTGMWGMANYFAVNASYSNRYAFRTPDNCKEIFLVKVLTGESYRCAPNKSLRKPPEKPLVTGSAGGNVLFPKMDYDTVTGDTNGSQVFMTYDTYKAYPAYLIKYR, from the exons ATGGACAAGTTGAAGATATGCCCCAACTG CCGCCAAGCAATTCCCTCAGCAAACTTCGATGTTCATGAGAGCACCTGTAAGCATCGCATCACCTTCTGCCTTGAGTGTAGCACAGCAGTACGCAACAGTGAGCTGGCTAAGCACAGAGAGGAACTCCACCAGCCGAGACCCTGTCAGAGTGTTCCTACACAACTGACGGATGAGCACAAG AATATTTGTGCTGAGGAAATTATGTTTTGCGAGTACTGTGGTCTGGAGAAGAGGAGGAGAGAGCTACAAGGTCATATGCATTCTTGTGATAGCAGAACCGAGGTCTGTCAGCTGTGCTTTAGTAAAGTGAGACTACGTGATATGGAG gaACATCAAACCATGAATTGTGAACGTATACGCACTGAACGTCAATGCACTCCGGAAAATTCCCCATCCTTCTACGCTTTGACTAGCCAAATTACTCAAACTGGGAATGAGAGACAGCAGCTTACAGGGAGTGAATGGGTAGACTCGCTACTTCCTCAGAATATGTCCTATATACAAACCAGTGCAG GAGCTGCATTTTGCACATATGAGGATGACATTGAACTGGCTCGCAGACTACAAGAGCAAGAAAACAGTAGGGGCAAAACTTTTAATTTGGACTACACTCTGGCGAAACAACTTCAGCAGGGAGAGACcccgcatgcacacactgccTACAACGAAAGTGAACTTTTGCAGACGCTTCGGGCTGAAGAAAAAAAGCACAGAATTTGTGACTCTGATTTACAGCTAGCTCGCAaactacaagaagaagaaaatCTCAGAAACAAGATAAGTGAACCACGTCCAAGTACTGATGGTGACATAGCAATGGCTCTGAAACTACAGGAGGAAGAGGACAAAATATCTAAACAGGAAGATGGCTCATCCTCAAAGCCACGTCCAACCATTGATAGTTACGTGCACCAAGTGGAACTGGCAACATCTGTATCAGTCCCTAATACTAGTAATGATATGGGAGACAGATATTTGGCAGAACAGCTCCAACTTCAACAGGCACAGCAACTAACTACTGACAATCAAACGAATACAAAAGTGGATGATCCCATACAAAAACCTCCTGATTGGCAAAAGCAAAGCGACTCACGTACAACAGAAGTGTTTTCTGTAGCCCAAGGAAGTACTGAATGGACAAGAGTGGAGCAGAAGTTTAAAGCCACTTTAGCATATCAGATTGTGTCAATCTCTAGGATTCAGAATACATGGCTGTGGGAAAACTACTGCTTTCATCGAAAAAAGCTTCACCAGAAAAATAATGGGACTGTGAATGAAATAGAATTATTTCATGGTACTCGTCTTAATGATCCTAAATTGATCTACGAAGGAGAGCACGGTTTCGATATGCGTTACAGCAATACAGGAATGTGGGGAATGGCCAACTACTTTGCTGTCAATGCTAGCTATTCGAATCGATATGCCTTTCGCACTCCGGATAACTGTAAAGAAATCTTTCTGGTCAAAGTGCTCACTGGGGAGAGCTACAGATGTGCTCCTAATAAAAGCCTTCGTAAGCCACCCGAGAAACCATTGGTGACTGGATCTGCTGGAGGGAATGTGCTTTTCCCGAAGATGGATTATGATACTGTGACTGGTGACACGAATGGATCTCAAGTGTTCATGACTTATGACACTTACAAAGCTTATCCTGCTTATTTAATCAAGTACCGGTAA
- the LOC135349430 gene encoding serine/threonine-protein kinase Chk2-like: protein MIIANQEFIRKTCKMLCLADLEAHAKEVLDRNAWGYYSSGADAEQTLEDNQEAFSRYRLRPRVLVDVSKVDTQVELFGGWAEFPICVAPTAMQKMAHIDGEIANAKACSKLGTCMTLSSWSTASIEEVARATGDTGLRWFQLYVYRDRALTKSLVQRAEKAGYKALVLTVDTPVLGRRLADVENRFTLPPYLKLANFSAFQSSNLQTDKQDSGLHLYTQSLIDPTLSWETVDWLRGITSLPIVLKGIVTREDAEEALRHNVQGIIVSNHGARQLDGVPATIDALPEVVEAVGGRLDVFLDGGVRHGTDVFKALAMGARAVFIGRPILWGLAYDGQAGVERVLELLKDELQRTMKLTDMVKDEYTFGRGEECDYCFETHGKSNSHYQQLSKTHFRIFREKEKNNPSKYIVFVEDKSTNGTFLKGEKIGKNKKQVVNSDDELALALKKNKAFIFNDCAVTSTSDSLPQELTEKYTMSKQLGRGACGEVKLVFEKETCMKYAVKIINKNTFSVGPLGRSVKDEVKILQALKHPCVIHIEDVIDSPNALYIVLELAEGGELFEKVIECGTFSEPLAKLYFYQLISSVKYLHDQGITHRDLKPENVLLANDDDETLIKVTDFGLSKFVGENSLMQTLCGTPSYLAPEVLQTAGTGGYTKEVDCWSVGVILYIMLGGYSPFSDDKYTLHDQICQGRYSFPDKFWKKVSKDGIDMIKRLLTLDPKSRITSAAALEHPWLQDEEIIAKAEKLMSRCNFKPNAKPSSMCPPALPATRKRSAPNSDDEGVAKPAKRATVDTLSPTEEAPSTTELCAESVNRLNKNKSSDSTCSVTSNER, encoded by the exons ATGATCATTGCCAATCAAGAATTCATTCGCAAAACATGCAAAATGCTTTGTTTAGCCGATCTGGAAGCCCATGCTAAGGAGGTACTCGACAGAAATGCCTGGGGATACTATTCTTCAGGAGCAGATGCTGAACAAACACTCGAGGACAACCAAGAAGCATTCAGCAG GTATCGTCTCCGTCCCAGAGTGCTAGTTGATGTGTCCAAAGTTGACACCCAGGTGGAGCTATTTGGAGGATGGGCAGAGTTCCCGATATGTGTAGCACCCACAGCCATGCAGAAAATGGCTCACATTGATGGGGAGATTGCTAATGCTAAAG CTTGCTCTAAGTTGGGAACTTGTATGACTCTCAGCTCGTGGTCTACTGCGTCCATCGAAGAGGTTGCTCGGGCTACCGGAGACACTGGATTGAGATGGTTTCAACTGTATGTATACCGTGATAGAGCCCTCACAAAGTCTCTGGTTCAAAGAGCAGAAAAAGCCGGCTATAAAGCTCTTGTTCTTACAGTGGACACTCCTGTACTAGGTCGAAGATTGGCTGATGTTGAAAATCGATTCACCCTACCTccctatctaaaactagcaaATTTCTCTGCTTTTCAGTCATCCAATCTCCAAACTGACAAGCAGGACTCTGGTTTACATTTGTACACTCAATCGTTGATTGACCCAACTCTGAGTTGGGAGACAGTGGATTGGTTGCGAGGTATCACTTCTTTACCGATCGTGTTGAAGGGTATTGTGACCAGAGAAGATGCAGAGGAAGCACTCAGACACAATGTACAGGGGATAATAGTGTCCAACCACGGAGCTAGGCAGTTGGATGGTGTCCCTGCCact ATTGATGCCCTCCCTGAGGTGgtggaggctgtgggggggcGGCTGGATGTCTTCCTGGACGGTGGTGTGAGACACGGCACTGATGTATTTAAAGCGCTGGCTATGGGAGCCAGAGCTGTGTTCATAGGTAGGCCCATCTTGTGGGGACTGGCCTATGACGGACAGGCTGGAGTGGAGAGAGTCCTGGAACTTCTCAAAGATGAGCTCCAGAGGACAATGAAACTAACAG ACATGGTGAAAGATGAGTACACTTTTGGAAGGGGTGAGGAATGTGACTATTGCTTTGAGACCCACGGTAAGTCAAACTCTCACTACCAACAGTTGAGCAAGACACACTTCAGGATCTTTAGG GAGAAAGAGAAAAATAATCCTTCTAAGTATATCGTTTTTGTGGAAGATAAAAG CACTAATGGGACGTTTCTAAAAGGAGAAAAAATTG GCAAGAATAAGAAGCAAGTGGTGAACAGTGATGATGAACTTGCTCTAGCACTAAAGAAGAATAaag cttttatcttTAATGACTGCGCTGTCACCTCAACCTCAGACTCTTTACCACAA GAACTCACAGAGAAATACACAATGTCGAAACAACTAGGCAg AGGTGCGTGTGGTGAGGTGAAGCTAGTATTTGAAAAAGAGACGTGTATGAAGTACGCTGTCAAGATAATTAATAAAAATACCTTTTCTGTCGGG CCGCTGGGTAGATCAGTGAAAGATGAAGTCAAGATACTCCAAGCCTTAAAGCAT CCGTGTGTGATCCACATAGAGGACGTGATCGACAGTCCGAATGCACTCTACATCGTACTGGAATT GGCGGAGGGCGGTGAATTGTTTGAAAAAGTGATAGAGTGTGGCACGTTTAGCGAGCCCCTAGCCAAGCTATACTTTTACCAGCTGATATCTTCTGTCAAG TACCTCCATGACCAGGGAATAACTCATAGAGACCTTAAA CCTGAAAATGTGCTTCTTGCCAACGATGATGACGAGACGTTGATTAAAGTGACCGACTTTGGCCTGTCAAAATTTGTGGGAGAAAATTCTCTCATGCAGACACTGTGTGGTACCCCTAGCTACCTAGCCCCTGAGGTGCTGCAGACAGCTGGCACTGGCGGATACACCAAGGAAGTGGACTGTTGGAGTGTGGGTGTCATCCTCTACATCAT gTTGGGAGGCTACTCTCCTTTCTCAGACGATAAGTACACTTTACACGATCAAATCTGCCAAGGTCGCTATTCTTTCCCTGATAAGTTCTGGAAGAAAGTCTCGAAAGATGGCATTGACATGATCAAGCGATTACTGACGCTCGATCCCAAATCTCGTATCACAAGTGCAGCTGCTCTTGAGCACCCCTGGCTACAGGATGAAGAGATTATTGCCAAGGCTGAGAAGCTAATGAGCCGTTGTAACTTCAAACCCAATGCTAAACCCTCTAGCATGTGTCCACCAGCTCTTCCTGCG ACTCGAAAGAGGTCTGCTCCGAACAGTGATGATGAGGGTGTAGCTAAACCAGCCAAGCGAGCCACTGTGGACACTCTTTCCCCAACAGAAGAAGCACCCTCCACCACCGAGCTATGTGCTGAGTCAGTGAATAGACTTAATAAGAACAAATCTAGTGATAGTACTTGCTCAGTTACATCTAATGAACGTTAA
- the LOC135348681 gene encoding uncharacterized protein LOC135348681 isoform X1, protein MQPPIIKDCCSIMVGQRRLKRLSIVFVVLSVLLWAVDYLVNSNVTCAISLDRGLGAHYSDKGVVQDISNVSTWFSKEVTKNFESLTQSMCLPVEALSGSRESYSISEDELKNKYDYFGTLVALGNLRITNSQKNPLNKAIELLSNITKIVRTAGPAFSSLSGDINQDDIALEALKLLVDGGVNLLSIANPQVSSLVTTQLVQPMVHTMEASGIHWLGLNAKCHHIAVVGGQRVGFIAMCAGHGQCLQSSQTPFAPVKYTSKVATSVVNNIKGYGVEVMVVLLSWGRDSGTYAGETVLPIIRKLAQLGVNVIVGYGPNAVQDHAYFGSTLVIFSMGNLLSYEPDTPYCWKKESGKWVFDDAKEHCKIIHPLARENLLERETHTRVYKLYLSRSQPAMAEYITLPMSLDSNPTSSTHNLRAPITPDTNEHWTTVCGASDTNCLSCKPF, encoded by the exons atgCAGCCACCTATAATAAAGGACTGTTGTTCAATCATGGTTGGTCAAAGAAGGCTCAAGCGACTGTCAATTGTCTTTGTTGTCCTCTCAGTATTGCTTTGGGCAGTAGACTATCTTGTAAACTCCAAtgtgacctgtgccatatcaCTGGACAGAGGCCTTGGAGCTCACTACTCTGACAAAGGGGTGGTACAAGATATCAGCA atgtttCAACGTGGTTCTCTAAAGAAGTGACAAAGAACTTCGAGTCACTGACACAGTCAATGTGTCTGCCTGTAGAGGCTCTGTCTGGAAGCCGTGAGTCATACTCAATATCAGAAGATGAGCTGAAAAACAAGTATGACTACTTTGGAACTCTTGTTGCTCTCGGAAACCTCCGCATTACAAACTCACAGAAAAACCCGCTCAACAAAGCAATTGAACTTCTTAGTAACATCACAAAGATAGTGAGGACAGCTGGACCAGCTTTTTCTTCCCTCTCTGGAGATATTAACCAGGATGACATCGCTTTGGAAGCACTCAA ATTACTGGTGGATGGAGGAGTGAATTTGCTATCAATAGCCAACCCCCAGGTCTCCTCTCTAGTAACCACACAATTGGTGCAGCCAATGGTGCATACCATGGAAGCCTCTGGAATCCACTGGTTGGGGCTCAACGCCAAGTGTCACCACATTGCTGTTGTGGGCGGCCAGAGGGTGGGATTTATAGCAATGTGTGCTGGTCACGGACAGTGTTTACAGTCTTCACAAACTCCGTTTGCTCCAGTAAAGTACACCTCTAAAGTAGCCACTTCCGTGGTGAACAACATAAAAGGG TATGGAGTTGAAGTGATGGTGGTGCTACTTTCCTGGGGAAGAGACAGTGGTACCTATGCAGGCGAAACAGTTCTACCTATCATCAGAAAATTGGCTCAGTTGGGAGTGAATGTGATTGTTGGATATGGACCCAACGCTGTCCAAGATCATGCCTACTTTGGAAGCACCCTTGTGATATTCTCTATGGGTAACCTATTGAGTTATGAGCCAGACACACCCTACTGCTGGAAAAAG GAGTCTGGGAAGTGGGTGTTTGACGATGCAAAGGAACATTGCAAAATAATTCATCCTTTAGCACGAGAAAACCTCCTAGAGAGAGAGACACATACCAGGGTGTACAAACTGTACTTATCAAG ATCACAGCCAGCAATGGCTGAATACATCACTCTACCAATGAGTTTGGACAGCAACCCAACAAGCAGTACCCACAATCTGAGAGCACCAATCACGCCTGACACAAATGAACACTGGACTACAGTGTGTGGTGCCTCTGATACAAACTGCCTATCATGCAAACCTTTCTAA
- the LOC135348681 gene encoding uncharacterized protein LOC135348681 isoform X2, whose product MCLPVEALSGSRESYSISEDELKNKYDYFGTLVALGNLRITNSQKNPLNKAIELLSNITKIVRTAGPAFSSLSGDINQDDIALEALKLLVDGGVNLLSIANPQVSSLVTTQLVQPMVHTMEASGIHWLGLNAKCHHIAVVGGQRVGFIAMCAGHGQCLQSSQTPFAPVKYTSKVATSVVNNIKGYGVEVMVVLLSWGRDSGTYAGETVLPIIRKLAQLGVNVIVGYGPNAVQDHAYFGSTLVIFSMGNLLSYEPDTPYCWKKESGKWVFDDAKEHCKIIHPLARENLLERETHTRVYKLYLSRSQPAMAEYITLPMSLDSNPTSSTHNLRAPITPDTNEHWTTVCGASDTNCLSCKPF is encoded by the exons ATGTGTCTGCCTGTAGAGGCTCTGTCTGGAAGCCGTGAGTCATACTCAATATCAGAAGATGAGCTGAAAAACAAGTATGACTACTTTGGAACTCTTGTTGCTCTCGGAAACCTCCGCATTACAAACTCACAGAAAAACCCGCTCAACAAAGCAATTGAACTTCTTAGTAACATCACAAAGATAGTGAGGACAGCTGGACCAGCTTTTTCTTCCCTCTCTGGAGATATTAACCAGGATGACATCGCTTTGGAAGCACTCAA ATTACTGGTGGATGGAGGAGTGAATTTGCTATCAATAGCCAACCCCCAGGTCTCCTCTCTAGTAACCACACAATTGGTGCAGCCAATGGTGCATACCATGGAAGCCTCTGGAATCCACTGGTTGGGGCTCAACGCCAAGTGTCACCACATTGCTGTTGTGGGCGGCCAGAGGGTGGGATTTATAGCAATGTGTGCTGGTCACGGACAGTGTTTACAGTCTTCACAAACTCCGTTTGCTCCAGTAAAGTACACCTCTAAAGTAGCCACTTCCGTGGTGAACAACATAAAAGGG TATGGAGTTGAAGTGATGGTGGTGCTACTTTCCTGGGGAAGAGACAGTGGTACCTATGCAGGCGAAACAGTTCTACCTATCATCAGAAAATTGGCTCAGTTGGGAGTGAATGTGATTGTTGGATATGGACCCAACGCTGTCCAAGATCATGCCTACTTTGGAAGCACCCTTGTGATATTCTCTATGGGTAACCTATTGAGTTATGAGCCAGACACACCCTACTGCTGGAAAAAG GAGTCTGGGAAGTGGGTGTTTGACGATGCAAAGGAACATTGCAAAATAATTCATCCTTTAGCACGAGAAAACCTCCTAGAGAGAGAGACACATACCAGGGTGTACAAACTGTACTTATCAAG ATCACAGCCAGCAATGGCTGAATACATCACTCTACCAATGAGTTTGGACAGCAACCCAACAAGCAGTACCCACAATCTGAGAGCACCAATCACGCCTGACACAAATGAACACTGGACTACAGTGTGTGGTGCCTCTGATACAAACTGCCTATCATGCAAACCTTTCTAA
- the LOC135349450 gene encoding large ribosomal subunit protein eL30-like: MAPGVSKQKKAMESINSRLALVMKSGKYTLGYRSTIKSLRLGKAKLVILASNAPPLRKSEIEYYAMLAKTGVHYYSGDNVSLGTACGKYFRVSTLSIIDPGDSDIIRTVPADSGKKE, encoded by the exons ATGGCACCAGGCGTTTCTAAACAG AAAAAGGCCATGGAGAGCATCAACTCTCGTTTGGCTCTGGTCATGAAGAGTGGTAAATATACTCTTGGATATCGCTCGACAATCAAGAGTCTTCGACTGGGCAAAGCCAAACTGGTCATCCTTGCTTCGAACGCCCCTCCCCTCAG GAAGAGTGAGATAGAGTACTATGCTATGCTGGCCAAGACTGGTGTGCATtattacagtggtgacaatgTGTCACTGGGAACAGCTTGTGGCAAGTATTTCCGTGTAAGCACCCTCTCCATAATTGACCCCGGGGACTCTGACATCATACGCACGGTACCGGCTGATTCAGGCAAGAAAGAATGA